In Halotia branconii CENA392, the genomic stretch ATGAGCTTGTTTACCGATAACATTATCATCTCCTCTAGCCTTAGTCCGGCAACCGTTGTGCCGTTTTTTGTTACCCAACGTTTGACAATGCTGGCACAATCGCAAATACAAGGCATTGGCAATGCTACCTGGGCAGCTCTTGCCGATCTGTATGCTAAAGGAGAACGAGAAAAGTTTAACACCCGTTTGATTGAATTAACACGGCTAGTAGCAGTGATGGGACTAGCTTTTATGGTGGCGATCGCAGCGTATAACCATTACTTTATTAAACTATGGGTAGGAGAAGACCGCTTCGGTGGTGATGGAATTACCTTACTAGCTGCCTGTAATGGGTTTTTGCTAGGGCTGTTGTCGCTTTGGGGATGGTGTTTTTCTGGTACTGGCAACCAAACTAAATTAGTGCGACCTGCTACACTAGCTGCTGTAATTAATTTTTTAGCCAGCATTATCAGTACTCACTTTTTTGGTATTATCGGACCGTTGTTGGGTACTTTTATTGCATTTACAACTGTTAGTTTATGGCAATTACCATTACTAATGCGGGAAGTTTTTGGTACATCTTTAAGACAACTTTTTTTAGCAGTTGCTCAACCTCTGACAGTTAGCCTTCCTTATAGTTTATGCATTTGGTGGATTGCCAAAAACCATACTCCGTGGGGATGGTTAGGATTAGCTACGGAAATGATTTTGACTGCACTCATTTACTTTGCGCTCACTTGGTTGTTAGTGTTAAATGAGTCTGAGCGTAAACAATGGGGTAATCGCTTAAAAATGCTATATTCAAGTTTAAAACAGTACGCTCATCATTCCAAATGATAACGGGAAAAGTCAGATAAGCCATTGAGGTCAACACACTCGCTGATTCAACCTCCTGTTATTCCCATACCCCTACAGCACCATCAGCACATTCGCCAGTACCGCAATCTGCCGCGCCACCAGTTG encodes the following:
- a CDS encoding lipopolysaccharide biosynthesis protein, with the protein product MHRTGRSVVNFATGLMLQVITLSIGLFATPVLLSWLGDDRYGAFRAATDWGNYLNLLELGIGGSLLALLAKAVGIGDRHQIRLTLATGIKTYLNIMGVMMLVGVGLGCFITNLVPVKGLLVGELQKGYWLGLLGILLLPLSPFRLLAAASQRSYADNVFIIFQSLIVTSVSLLLARAKFGITGQYIAILLGNIFFQLVMCWDGLRRYPDVFRYLGDRKSQLPIEKQIWQLNWPTLALNLSGQMSLFTDNIIISSSLSPATVVPFFVTQRLTMLAQSQIQGIGNATWAALADLYAKGEREKFNTRLIELTRLVAVMGLAFMVAIAAYNHYFIKLWVGEDRFGGDGITLLAACNGFLLGLLSLWGWCFSGTGNQTKLVRPATLAAVINFLASIISTHFFGIIGPLLGTFIAFTTVSLWQLPLLMREVFGTSLRQLFLAVAQPLTVSLPYSLCIWWIAKNHTPWGWLGLATEMILTALIYFALTWLLVLNESERKQWGNRLKMLYSSLKQYAHHSK